A single Sulfurimonas crateris DNA region contains:
- the pta gene encoding phosphate acetyltransferase, protein MKIKSLYISAGQKNAGSLFISIGMMEILKRNLHKVAFFRPIILSRDVRDKDIDFILQKYELDMEYEDAYGFDLDHIESMIASKRSNELIDELIKKFKKLEESYDFVLCEGIRREFLTPTIEYDLNMLLAQNFGAPIINIINAKDRSLQDIYENVLIERENISSHESSHFATFINRVDEKSYVKLKEKLHGIDANIYILKEVKELDVPTIGDVIEVLGAKVTHCFNSCNTRAVRGFKIATGSVESFLNSIKEDDLVIVEADRSEIILGIVGAFYSKEFAKISAILLVSGTELNPNIQKILFGLKDYNIPILSVPFDSYENAKKLSNIHSRLRVESERKIALSLGLFNSSVDIKAIEQRIQTHQSKVMTPMMFEYKLFEMAQKKRKKILLPESLDERILRAAEIILRRDVADIVLLGDEEEIKESYQRLGLDLSRAAVIDPETSPLMQEFSDLFYELRKEKGLSRQNAKDAMTHKNYFATMMVHLGYADGMVSGAVHSTADTIRPALQIIKTTPDVTIVSSLFFMCLKTKVLVYGDCALNQDPNADELAQIAISCARTAHIFGIEPKVAMLSYSTGESGSGVDVDKVRQATLFARKMEPELEIEGPIQYDAAIDKSVASLKLPNSKVAGEANVFIFPDLNTGNNTYKAVQRSTNAVAIGPILQGLKKPINDLSRGCSVKDVVNTILITAIQAGERG, encoded by the coding sequence ATGAAGATCAAATCACTCTATATATCTGCAGGCCAAAAGAACGCAGGTTCACTTTTTATCTCCATAGGGATGATGGAGATACTAAAGAGAAACCTGCACAAAGTCGCTTTTTTTCGCCCTATTATTCTTAGCAGAGATGTTCGTGACAAAGATATCGACTTTATTTTACAAAAGTATGAGCTTGATATGGAGTATGAGGATGCCTATGGCTTTGATTTGGATCACATAGAGAGCATGATCGCCTCAAAGCGAAGCAACGAACTTATAGATGAGCTTATAAAAAAATTTAAAAAGCTCGAAGAGAGTTATGATTTTGTTCTTTGCGAAGGCATAAGAAGAGAGTTTTTAACACCTACGATAGAGTATGACTTAAATATGCTGCTTGCCCAAAACTTCGGCGCGCCGATCATAAACATCATTAACGCAAAAGATAGATCTCTGCAGGATATTTACGAAAACGTATTGATAGAGAGAGAAAATATCTCATCTCATGAATCTTCCCATTTTGCTACATTCATAAACAGAGTGGATGAGAAGAGTTATGTAAAACTCAAAGAAAAACTTCATGGCATCGATGCAAATATATATATATTAAAAGAGGTAAAAGAGCTTGATGTCCCGACCATAGGAGATGTCATAGAGGTCTTAGGTGCCAAGGTCACGCACTGCTTTAACTCCTGCAACACTAGAGCCGTAAGAGGGTTTAAAATAGCTACAGGCAGTGTTGAGAGCTTTTTGAACTCTATCAAAGAGGATGATCTTGTTATCGTTGAGGCTGATAGATCAGAGATCATTCTTGGGATTGTGGGTGCCTTTTACTCAAAAGAGTTTGCAAAAATAAGCGCGATCCTGCTTGTCTCGGGCACAGAGCTGAACCCTAATATTCAAAAGATACTCTTTGGACTTAAAGATTACAATATTCCTATTTTGTCTGTCCCGTTTGACAGCTACGAGAATGCGAAAAAATTATCGAACATTCACTCAAGGCTAAGAGTAGAGAGCGAAAGGAAGATAGCTCTCTCCCTTGGACTCTTTAACTCCTCGGTGGATATCAAAGCGATTGAGCAGAGGATTCAAACGCATCAGAGCAAAGTGATGACTCCGATGATGTTTGAGTATAAACTCTTTGAAATGGCTCAAAAAAAGAGAAAAAAGATACTCCTGCCTGAGAGTCTGGATGAGAGAATACTAAGGGCAGCGGAGATAATCCTTCGCAGAGACGTTGCAGATATAGTGCTACTGGGAGATGAAGAGGAGATAAAAGAGAGTTACCAAAGATTGGGTCTTGATCTTAGCAGAGCTGCAGTTATCGATCCAGAGACTTCACCCCTTATGCAAGAGTTTAGCGATCTTTTTTACGAGCTGAGAAAAGAGAAGGGTTTAAGCCGCCAAAATGCAAAAGATGCAATGACGCATAAGAACTACTTTGCAACTATGATGGTACATCTGGGTTATGCAGACGGTATGGTAAGCGGCGCCGTGCACTCAACCGCGGACACCATAAGACCTGCTCTTCAGATCATAAAGACCACACCTGATGTAACCATAGTCTCAAGCCTCTTTTTTATGTGTTTAAAAACAAAGGTTTTGGTCTATGGAGATTGTGCTCTCAATCAAGACCCAAATGCGGATGAACTTGCTCAGATAGCCATCTCATGTGCTAGAACCGCACACATCTTTGGGATAGAACCAAAGGTGGCAATGCTCTCCTATTCAACCGGCGAGAGCGGAAGCGGCGTAGATGTCGACAAAGTGCGCCAAGCAACGCTCTTTGCCCGCAAAATGGAGCCTGAACTTGAGATAGAGGGACCTATCCAGTACGATGCGGCGATTGACAAAAGCGTTGCATCTCTTAAACTTCCAAACTCAAAGGTGGCAGGAGAAGCAAACGTTTTTATCTTCCCCGATCTAAATACTGGAAACAACACCTACAAGGCAGTTCAGCGCTCTACAAATGCAGTAGCCATAGGACCGATCCTGCAAGGACTTAAAAA
- a CDS encoding TolC family protein, whose amino-acid sequence MKIVFSLLIAAFSLNAATITLDEILQRVKDEHPLSKSIKSLKEAHSSQNRASELNEPLEFSAGGAYAKPDADKAGYEYSVGLAQNIMHPDAKKGAAHSVKYQNESEILELQNDLFVLRQEVKLLYHVNCLNQKNTLQYRDSFLAFEKFYEKKKRAYEHGEISKKDLLALQIELDRIQAEYKLYENEVNISRDNLESKALLPSLREDELFCKDIVPITKELQFDYEGETLLEQSIDKKILTYQSDFERYNVSFDSFTLGAAYENELDTDRFVFSLSMPLNFTNSFNEDNRAAAMHKKSALMHEKEGVRLQKSSYAEALKKELLQNYENITAYQAMVQKYENELMPLVKSAYELGEDSVIEYLLSQRELTSLKKELIEHYKKYYETLFKLYSILQTKEEL is encoded by the coding sequence ATGAAAATAGTATTCTCTCTTTTGATCGCTGCCTTTTCTCTAAACGCAGCTACGATCACGCTAGATGAGATCCTGCAAAGAGTAAAAGATGAACATCCGCTCTCAAAATCGATCAAATCGCTAAAAGAGGCACACTCCTCACAAAACAGAGCCTCAGAACTAAATGAGCCGCTTGAGTTTTCGGCAGGAGGAGCGTACGCTAAGCCTGATGCAGATAAAGCGGGGTATGAGTATAGCGTTGGTTTGGCTCAAAATATAATGCATCCGGATGCTAAAAAAGGCGCCGCACACTCTGTGAAATACCAGAACGAATCGGAGATCTTAGAGCTGCAGAATGATCTCTTTGTTTTGCGCCAAGAGGTAAAGCTTCTCTACCACGTCAACTGTTTAAACCAAAAAAACACTCTGCAGTATAGAGACTCTTTTTTGGCTTTTGAGAAGTTTTATGAGAAAAAGAAGAGAGCCTATGAGCATGGCGAGATCTCTAAAAAAGATCTTTTAGCGCTTCAAATAGAGCTCGATAGGATCCAAGCCGAGTATAAGCTTTATGAGAATGAGGTGAATATCTCCCGTGACAATCTGGAGTCCAAAGCTCTTTTGCCATCTTTGAGAGAAGATGAGCTCTTCTGTAAAGACATCGTGCCGATCACAAAAGAGCTACAGTTTGATTATGAAGGCGAGACGCTTTTAGAGCAGTCGATCGATAAAAAGATCTTGACATATCAGAGTGATTTTGAGAGGTATAACGTCTCTTTTGACTCTTTTACTCTTGGAGCAGCTTATGAGAATGAGCTTGATACTGATAGATTTGTCTTCTCGCTCTCTATGCCGCTTAATTTTACAAACTCCTTTAACGAAGATAACCGTGCAGCAGCTATGCATAAAAAAAGTGCGCTTATGCACGAAAAAGAGGGAGTAAGGTTACAGAAGAGCTCATATGCAGAGGCGCTTAAAAAAGAGCTCTTGCAAAATTATGAAAATATAACCGCATACCAAGCTATGGTACAGAAGTATGAAAATGAGCTGATGCCTCTTGTAAAAAGCGCTTATGAACTTGGGGAGGACTCCGTTATAGAGTATCTTTTAAGCCAAAGAGAGCTTACAAGCCTTAAAAAAGAGCTTATCGAACATTACAAAAAATATTACGAAACACTATTTAAACTCTATAGCATTTTACAAACGAAGGAAGAACTATGA
- a CDS encoding efflux RND transporter periplasmic adaptor subunit encodes MKKIIMVQMLFALWLSADVTLTPQEEKSWQIQSAKAKEVTHVPLDVYMMQVTIPPKLLHTTSLPYEAQVAQLHKTEFESVKKGELLATLSSQEWIEAQKEAIDTWIELSYSKNEADRKAQLCKEEIIAQKECLIANENMKRDTIKLQASKALLRSYGATDGMIQKLFEELAIFTNIELRSPVNGVVLQTDIQVGKNVSPSSALFVIKRDGENWIESDIPQEVAKTLQPLQEVTLKVGKDEIRSKILLISPTLHPLNQTRYVRFVLPKDANLLAGLRTKVELSVAKRAFVVSKKALIREDEENMVFVKKGETYSLLKVNVLSENRDVCYLEYQEELKEPIAVSGTSILQNRLQEDE; translated from the coding sequence ATGAAAAAAATAATTATGGTGCAGATGCTATTTGCACTTTGGCTTAGCGCAGATGTCACACTTACACCACAAGAGGAAAAAAGCTGGCAGATTCAGAGTGCCAAAGCAAAAGAGGTCACACATGTGCCTCTTGATGTCTATATGATGCAGGTCACTATCCCGCCAAAACTTCTTCACACTACCTCCTTGCCTTATGAAGCACAAGTGGCGCAGCTGCACAAAACAGAGTTTGAGAGTGTAAAAAAAGGTGAGCTTCTTGCAACTTTGAGTTCACAAGAGTGGATAGAGGCGCAAAAAGAGGCAATCGATACTTGGATAGAGCTCTCATATAGTAAAAATGAGGCAGATCGAAAAGCGCAACTCTGCAAAGAGGAGATAATTGCCCAAAAAGAGTGCCTGATAGCTAATGAGAATATGAAAAGAGACACCATAAAGCTTCAAGCTTCAAAAGCGCTTCTTAGATCTTACGGAGCGACGGATGGGATGATTCAAAAACTCTTTGAAGAACTCGCAATTTTTACAAATATCGAACTTCGCTCACCGGTTAACGGGGTGGTTTTACAAACAGATATTCAAGTAGGCAAGAATGTCTCTCCATCAAGCGCTCTTTTTGTTATAAAAAGAGACGGAGAAAATTGGATAGAGTCAGATATTCCACAAGAGGTTGCAAAAACTCTGCAGCCTTTGCAGGAGGTTACTTTAAAGGTTGGCAAAGATGAGATAAGATCGAAGATACTCCTTATATCTCCTACTCTTCACCCTCTTAATCAGACAAGATATGTTCGTTTTGTTCTTCCAAAAGATGCGAATCTTCTAGCCGGACTCAGAACAAAGGTCGAATTAAGTGTTGCAAAACGCGCTTTTGTAGTCAGCAAGAAAGCTCTTATCAGAGAAGATGAAGAGAATATGGTGTTTGTAAAAAAAGGAGAGACATACAGTTTGCTCAAAGTAAATGTGCTCTCAGAGAATCGTGACGTTTGTTATCTGGAGTATCAAGAGGAGCTTAAAGAGCCGATCGCCGTGAGTGGAACAAGCATCCTGCAAAATAGACTCCAAGAGGACGAATAA
- a CDS encoding efflux RND transporter permease subunit, protein MRQLISFALSQRLFTSLLALVILGFGIKSYNNLAVDAFPDISPTQVKIIMKSSGMTPDEVESRIVIPVEMGMLGIPYQTIIRSTSKYGICDIAIDFEEGTDIYWARQQVSERLNAIMDELPANLEGGLAPISTPLSEILMFTIESPTLDLIQKRSLLDWVIAPQIRSINGVAEVNSLGGKVKTYEVTPRLDMMRTYQITLEQLLETLEKNNLNDGAGRVTQGVNSVLVRSVGRINDIYDIENLSVTTIANKPIYIKDIADVHIGHLTRAGFSTKNGNGEAVQGIVLGLKGANTQKVVKEAKEKLLKMESMLPVDTKIEIFYDRSSLVDLATDTVKNSLVEATVLIIIVLLLLLGNFASAFSVALILPFALLMSFIAMDYFDLSANLMSLGGLAIAIGILVDSAVVMVEHITAELGNEKRKNEKKTHIIYHAAVEMAPSIVTGVLIIIIVFMPLLTLEGLEGKLFKPVALSIVFALFSSLILALTLIPVLSSFILKIRPDKESWLIQILLKFFKPTLDYAIKHATVVFVTVFLLFGFSLYLASKTGKAFMPTMDEGTMIVMIESLPSISLEESIELNNKIQTKLMRDVPEISSIVARTGTDELGLDPMSLNDTDTFFILKPQEEWREPSKEWVKNEIRKSLDEMRGVEYVFTQPIEMRISEMLTGVRGDLAIDIFGESHDELERIAQEIKTILEKTEGSRDVYKKSNEGVEYLELSFNKEALGYYGVSEQEIALFMKTMVNGTQVGIIQEEMRRIDLMVKGNSAMQNSLNTLESLYYTLGDGRSVPLKALVTFSKTTGSVQIEHENGYRKTVVQSNVENRDLVGFVEDVKAQIEQNVNLPEGYYIAYGGEFENQQRAAAKLMIIVPIALFLIFILLFVSFNSITQALLVLINVPLALIGGFAGLYLSGEYLSVPASVGFIALLGIAVLNGVVLVNTFNHLVDNGYRVIDAVRQGTLKRFRPVLMTATIAAFGLVPLLFATGPGSEIQKPLAIVVINGLISSTLLTLIVLPLLYLKFTKESDLEKP, encoded by the coding sequence ATGCGCCAGCTTATCTCTTTTGCGCTCTCACAGAGGCTTTTTACATCTCTGTTGGCTCTTGTAATATTGGGTTTTGGTATCAAGTCATACAACAATCTTGCAGTAGACGCTTTTCCGGATATTTCGCCTACGCAGGTAAAAATTATTATGAAATCAAGCGGTATGACGCCTGATGAGGTGGAATCACGCATTGTTATTCCGGTTGAGATGGGGATGCTTGGAATCCCATATCAGACAATTATTCGCTCAACTTCAAAATATGGCATCTGTGATATTGCCATCGACTTTGAAGAGGGAACTGATATATATTGGGCACGTCAGCAGGTAAGCGAGCGTCTTAATGCCATAATGGATGAGCTACCTGCAAATCTTGAAGGAGGGCTTGCCCCCATCAGTACGCCGCTGAGTGAAATTTTAATGTTTACGATCGAGTCGCCTACACTTGATCTAATACAAAAACGCTCTTTACTTGACTGGGTTATCGCACCTCAGATCCGTTCTATTAACGGTGTAGCGGAGGTCAACTCTCTTGGAGGCAAGGTTAAGACCTATGAAGTGACACCAAGGCTCGATATGATGCGAACCTACCAGATCACGCTTGAGCAGCTTCTTGAAACTTTGGAGAAAAACAACTTAAATGATGGTGCAGGACGTGTGACACAAGGGGTAAACAGCGTGCTTGTGCGTAGTGTTGGGAGGATCAATGATATTTATGATATTGAGAACTTAAGTGTTACGACAATTGCAAACAAGCCCATCTATATAAAAGATATAGCAGATGTGCATATCGGTCACCTCACGCGCGCAGGTTTTTCAACAAAAAATGGAAATGGCGAGGCGGTGCAGGGGATAGTTTTAGGACTTAAGGGGGCAAATACACAAAAAGTTGTCAAAGAGGCAAAAGAGAAGCTCTTAAAAATGGAGTCAATGCTTCCTGTTGATACAAAAATAGAGATCTTTTATGATCGCTCAAGCCTTGTTGATCTCGCGACAGATACCGTAAAAAATTCACTAGTGGAAGCAACTGTTCTTATTATCATTGTTCTTCTACTTCTGCTTGGAAACTTCGCTTCAGCTTTTAGCGTCGCACTTATCTTGCCATTTGCGCTGCTTATGAGTTTTATTGCTATGGATTACTTCGATCTGAGCGCTAATCTTATGAGTCTGGGTGGTCTTGCCATTGCAATAGGCATACTAGTCGACTCCGCAGTTGTTATGGTTGAGCACATTACTGCAGAGCTTGGAAATGAGAAGCGTAAAAATGAGAAAAAGACGCACATTATCTATCATGCTGCAGTTGAGATGGCGCCATCTATCGTAACTGGCGTGCTTATCATCATCATTGTATTTATGCCGCTCTTAACGCTTGAAGGATTGGAGGGAAAACTCTTTAAGCCTGTGGCACTTAGTATCGTGTTTGCTCTTTTTAGTTCTCTAATACTTGCACTGACGCTTATACCGGTGCTAAGTTCGTTTATACTGAAAATTCGTCCCGATAAAGAGTCTTGGCTGATTCAAATTTTGCTAAAGTTTTTTAAGCCTACCCTTGATTATGCGATCAAACATGCGACTGTCGTCTTTGTCACTGTCTTTTTGCTCTTTGGCTTCTCTCTTTACCTCGCTTCAAAAACTGGTAAAGCCTTTATGCCGACCATGGATGAGGGAACTATGATTGTAATGATAGAGTCTCTGCCATCCATCAGTCTTGAGGAGAGCATAGAGCTTAACAATAAGATTCAGACAAAATTGATGAGAGATGTTCCTGAGATTTCATCTATAGTAGCACGCACCGGAACTGACGAGCTTGGACTTGACCCGATGAGCCTAAACGACACAGACACTTTTTTTATTCTCAAACCGCAAGAGGAGTGGCGCGAGCCCTCAAAAGAGTGGGTAAAAAATGAGATAAGAAAATCTCTTGATGAGATGCGTGGGGTAGAGTATGTTTTTACGCAGCCCATTGAGATGCGTATCTCTGAGATGCTAACGGGAGTTCGCGGTGATTTGGCTATCGATATCTTTGGAGAGAGTCATGACGAGCTTGAGAGGATCGCGCAAGAGATAAAAACTATTTTGGAAAAGACAGAGGGAAGTAGGGATGTCTATAAAAAGAGCAATGAAGGGGTAGAGTATCTTGAACTTAGTTTTAACAAAGAAGCTCTTGGCTACTATGGAGTGAGTGAGCAGGAAATTGCCCTATTTATGAAAACAATGGTCAATGGGACTCAGGTAGGCATCATCCAAGAGGAGATGAGGCGGATTGACCTTATGGTCAAAGGCAACTCTGCTATGCAAAACTCTCTTAATACTCTAGAGTCGCTCTACTATACTCTTGGAGATGGCAGAAGTGTGCCGCTGAAGGCTCTTGTGACATTTTCTAAAACAACGGGTTCGGTGCAGATAGAGCATGAGAACGGCTACCGTAAAACCGTTGTTCAGAGCAATGTGGAAAATCGCGACCTTGTAGGCTTTGTTGAGGATGTAAAGGCGCAAATAGAGCAGAATGTAAATCTGCCAGAGGGGTACTATATAGCCTACGGCGGCGAGTTTGAAAATCAACAAAGAGCGGCTGCAAAACTGATGATAATTGTGCCGATAGCACTTTTTCTGATCTTTATCTTGCTATTTGTCTCATTTAACTCAATAACTCAGGCACTGCTTGTTCTAATAAATGTTCCGCTGGCACTCATCGGTGGATTCGCAGGACTCTACCTAAGCGGCGAATATCTCTCTGTTCCAGCATCGGTAGGTTTTATTGCACTTCTTGGTATTGCGGTCTTAAACGGGGTTGTTCTTGTAAATACATTCAACCATCTTGTGGACAATGGATATAGAGTTATAGACGCCGTACGCCAAGGTACTCTGAAGCGTTTTCGTCCTGTTCTTATGACTGCAACAATTGCGGCATTTGGTCTCGTACCACTGCTTTTTGCAACCGGTCCGGGTTCAGAGATACAAAAACCACTCGCTATTGTAGTCATCAACGGCCTGATAAGTTCTACACTCTTAACACTTATTGTATTGCCGCTACTTTATCTGAAATTTACCAAAGAGTCTGATTTGGAAAAACCGTAG
- a CDS encoding helicase-related protein, whose protein sequence is MAKKNKKNSKINQKIRKYFDDDPFDVGVARVSTHTLSEMFTTLGMYDIDQSKDMLVKLARMLWSEGNGDFRSDILNFFASEGKVYKSTTPKEPNLDREDKIDVLIGELDVTHEEAALLHESFADVRSKKITIEKMESKLRHIRYNLKKESVEKRVDAFFDIDDSLEFNASLHYVLYGQSFHKILTLNTKVYEYEYLQECDEAQLIDEILEEKERVRAKKQKEIEAFIKKLKDPHPYLSQKEIVGALRATPPKTKVSYPLLKESILLGIISKELGDVEIELHEEELLVRVKESLQLPYSKKSQEYTLELHIELNSLLEDIWSANELDFSDVVNESKREHEEQSLSDLAALAEECNSYAALLHLTPEALYAKIYDVLLELLSASLNISSKIARKSVRRFVHNIHDAILKKQRYELLARTIREFKNLFPLARDMRRKLTLHIGPTNSGKTYQAMKKLKNADTGYYLAPLRLLALEGYEELRESGVEASLITGEEQILSEEATHISSTIEMVNFDVDVDVCVIDEVQMIDDRDRGWAWANAIIGAPAKEIIMTGSPNAKNAVIALAEYLGEELEIVEFERKNPLTLLNEPTHEKDVEPSTAIIAFSRKDVLKLKQIFSKYFSVSVVYGNLSPEVRREEARRFRAGETQILVATDAIAMGLNMPIKTILFSKAEKFDGVSDRSLLPSEIHQISGRAGRFGLHENGYVGALSGDVLNVIKKNFHKEAKAITIPFKVMANLDHIKLVGSILEEKSLHEILKFFAKNMEFDGPFIATNLDDMLEVSVLVDSYDLDIATKYHLACAPLTLKSPYIISAYESYLGALEKKMPIPYIAPPLSGSYAQTTDELLRAEDMVKEISLYLWLSYRFSDYFVDAGRARAARGVLNKFIENSLQQSQLATKCRMCNAPLPPNSPYGICQSCFKKNYAGRGISNRGYRKR, encoded by the coding sequence ATGGCAAAGAAAAATAAGAAAAACTCAAAAATAAACCAAAAAATAAGAAAATATTTTGACGACGACCCATTTGACGTAGGAGTCGCAAGAGTAAGCACGCACACGCTAAGCGAGATGTTTACGACACTTGGAATGTATGATATCGATCAGAGCAAAGATATGCTTGTGAAGTTGGCAAGAATGTTGTGGAGCGAGGGGAACGGAGATTTTCGCTCTGACATTTTAAACTTTTTTGCAAGCGAGGGCAAGGTTTATAAATCAACTACTCCAAAAGAGCCCAATTTGGACAGAGAAGATAAGATAGATGTGCTCATAGGCGAACTTGATGTCACACATGAAGAGGCAGCGCTTCTGCATGAATCGTTTGCAGATGTCAGAAGCAAAAAGATTACCATTGAGAAGATGGAGTCAAAACTCCGCCACATCAGGTACAACCTCAAAAAAGAGAGCGTTGAGAAGAGGGTTGACGCTTTTTTTGACATTGACGACTCTTTGGAGTTTAATGCTTCGCTTCACTATGTTTTGTATGGACAGAGCTTTCACAAGATACTCACGCTTAACACAAAAGTCTACGAGTATGAGTATCTACAAGAGTGTGATGAAGCGCAGCTTATAGATGAGATACTGGAAGAAAAAGAGAGAGTCAGAGCAAAAAAACAAAAAGAGATAGAGGCTTTTATAAAAAAGCTCAAAGATCCGCATCCGTACTTGAGCCAAAAAGAGATAGTAGGCGCACTTCGAGCAACTCCGCCAAAGACAAAGGTCTCATACCCGCTTTTAAAAGAGAGTATTCTGCTGGGCATTATCTCAAAAGAGCTAGGAGATGTGGAGATAGAGCTTCACGAGGAGGAGCTTTTAGTAAGAGTGAAAGAGAGTCTGCAGTTGCCATACAGCAAAAAGAGCCAAGAGTACACTTTGGAGCTGCATATAGAGCTTAACTCTCTTTTGGAGGATATTTGGAGTGCGAACGAGCTTGATTTCAGCGACGTTGTAAATGAGTCAAAAAGAGAGCATGAAGAGCAGTCTTTGAGTGATCTAGCGGCTCTTGCAGAGGAGTGTAACTCATACGCCGCTCTGCTTCATCTAACTCCTGAAGCGCTTTATGCCAAAATCTACGATGTGCTTTTAGAGCTGCTGAGCGCATCTCTTAATATCTCTTCAAAAATCGCGCGAAAAAGCGTGAGACGGTTTGTACATAATATACACGATGCGATACTTAAAAAACAGAGATACGAACTCTTGGCGCGCACAATAAGAGAGTTTAAAAACCTTTTCCCGCTAGCACGCGACATGAGAAGAAAGCTAACTCTTCACATAGGCCCGACAAACAGCGGAAAGACTTATCAGGCGATGAAAAAGCTAAAAAATGCCGACACAGGGTACTATCTTGCACCGCTTAGACTTCTCGCACTTGAGGGGTATGAGGAGTTAAGGGAGAGCGGAGTTGAAGCCTCTTTGATAACCGGCGAGGAGCAGATTCTCAGCGAAGAAGCAACACACATCAGCTCAACCATCGAGATGGTAAACTTTGATGTGGATGTAGATGTCTGCGTTATCGATGAGGTGCAGATGATAGATGACCGTGACCGCGGCTGGGCATGGGCAAATGCCATCATAGGCGCACCCGCAAAAGAGATCATTATGACGGGTTCGCCAAACGCAAAAAATGCGGTTATAGCACTTGCCGAGTATCTGGGCGAAGAGCTTGAAATTGTAGAGTTTGAGAGAAAAAATCCGCTCACGTTATTGAATGAGCCTACTCATGAAAAGGACGTAGAGCCTAGCACTGCGATCATCGCTTTTAGCAGAAAAGATGTGCTAAAACTAAAACAGATATTTTCAAAATATTTCAGCGTTAGCGTAGTTTACGGCAATCTCTCCCCAGAGGTAAGGCGTGAAGAGGCAAGAAGATTTCGTGCAGGCGAGACGCAGATACTGGTTGCCACCGATGCCATTGCCATGGGGCTAAATATGCCCATAAAAACCATACTCTTCTCAAAAGCAGAGAAGTTTGACGGCGTAAGCGATAGAAGCCTGCTTCCAAGCGAGATCCATCAGATCTCGGGTCGTGCGGGAAGATTTGGTCTGCATGAGAACGGTTATGTCGGAGCGCTTAGCGGCGATGTTTTAAATGTGATAAAGAAGAATTTTCATAAAGAGGCAAAAGCGATAACCATCCCTTTTAAAGTTATGGCAAATCTTGACCATATAAAGCTTGTGGGAAGTATTTTGGAAGAGAAGTCGCTTCATGAGATACTAAAGTTTTTTGCAAAAAATATGGAGTTTGACGGTCCTTTTATCGCCACAAATCTGGATGATATGCTTGAAGTATCCGTTTTGGTGGACAGTTATGATCTTGACATCGCTACAAAGTACCATCTGGCATGCGCGCCGCTAACTCTCAAATCGCCATATATCATCTCAGCGTATGAGAGTTACTTGGGGGCGCTTGAGAAGAAGATGCCTATTCCCTACATCGCTCCGCCGCTAAGCGGAAGTTATGCACAGACGACGGATGAGCTTCTGCGCGCCGAAGATATGGTAAAGGAGATTTCGCTCTATCTCTGGTTGAGCTACAGGTTTAGCGACTACTTTGTAGATGCAGGCAGAGCCAGAGCCGCAAGAGGGGTTTTAAACAAGTTTATAGAAAACTCGCTTCAGCAGAGCCAGCTTGCCACAAAGTGCAGAATGTGCAACGCACCGCTGCCGCCAAACTCCCCTTACGGCATCTGCCAGTCATGCTTTAAGAAAAACTACGCAGGACGAGGGATAAGCAATAGAGGGTATAGGAAGAGGTAG
- a CDS encoding Crp/Fnr family transcriptional regulator produces MQLQEYQFFKSLEPHAIQKVQEDAKIVSAGVGSFLYYQGDINDGILFLEKGSVKVFLHSDEIGKGEITLYYITPGEQCLVNTLSTISQTPATATAIVDESITGWLVPTKTMQWLVENSPAYREFKVAFCAQRLGEIFQLVEELRFKRMDQRVLNWLFVQGRGTIHTTHEQIATILGTSREVISRILKNLEKEGVVSLGRGWIKLMQGFTSLHIPNQKKITR; encoded by the coding sequence ATGCAACTTCAAGAGTATCAGTTTTTTAAATCCTTAGAACCACATGCCATACAAAAAGTACAAGAAGATGCCAAAATAGTCTCTGCTGGAGTCGGCTCGTTTCTCTATTATCAAGGCGATATAAATGATGGAATTTTATTTTTAGAAAAAGGTTCAGTCAAAGTTTTTTTACACTCCGACGAAATAGGCAAAGGGGAGATCACACTGTACTATATAACCCCAGGGGAGCAGTGCCTCGTCAATACGCTGAGCACTATTTCTCAAACTCCAGCGACTGCAACAGCAATTGTAGATGAGAGTATAACAGGATGGTTAGTTCCTACAAAAACTATGCAATGGCTTGTTGAAAATTCTCCCGCCTACAGAGAGTTTAAAGTTGCATTTTGTGCACAAAGACTCGGAGAGATATTTCAGCTTGTTGAAGAGCTTCGTTTTAAAAGAATGGACCAAAGAGTGCTAAATTGGCTTTTTGTACAAGGAAGAGGCACAATACATACGACCCATGAGCAGATAGCAACTATTTTAGGAACCTCAAGAGAGGTAATAAGCAGAATTTTAAAAAATCTTGAAAAAGAAGGAGTTGTTTCACTCGGTCGCGGTTGGATAAAACTCATGCAGGGCTTTACTTCTCTGCACATTCCAAATCAGAAAAAGATTACTCGCTAA